From Deltaproteobacteria bacterium, a single genomic window includes:
- the fabG gene encoding 3-oxoacyl-ACP reductase FabG → MDFQGKVAIVTGGSKGIGRSICLLLAQRGCRVFMNYSWDEGAAQDAVRDAQRAPGEVIPYRADVTDSTQVTKMMNQVEKEGGRIDILVNNVGMIKDGFLMLMGERDWEEALKVNLTSVYLCCRAVVRKMIPQKRGKIVNISSVSGIIGTAGQVNYAAAKGGIIAFTKALARELGPFNIQVNAVAPGLIETDMITQLARERVEAIVRSTSLGRVGRPEEVAWAVLFLASPWADYITGQTIVVDGGIV, encoded by the coding sequence ATGGACTTTCAAGGCAAGGTGGCCATAGTCACCGGGGGTTCCAAGGGGATAGGGAGGTCCATCTGTCTCCTACTGGCACAGAGGGGTTGCCGGGTCTTCATGAACTACTCCTGGGATGAGGGAGCGGCACAGGATGCCGTCAGGGATGCCCAAAGGGCCCCAGGAGAGGTGATCCCTTATCGGGCAGACGTCACTGATTCCACCCAGGTGACCAAGATGATGAACCAGGTGGAAAAGGAGGGAGGGCGGATAGATATCCTGGTGAACAACGTTGGCATGATCAAGGATGGATTTCTCATGTTGATGGGGGAGAGGGATTGGGAGGAAGCATTGAAGGTCAACCTCACCTCTGTATATCTCTGTTGTCGGGCGGTGGTGCGCAAGATGATCCCCCAAAAGAGGGGAAAGATAGTGAACATCTCCTCTGTCAGTGGGATCATCGGGACCGCTGGGCAGGTCAACTACGCCGCCGCCAAGGGGGGGATCATCGCCTTCACCAAGGCCTTGGCCAGGGAATTGGGGCCCTTTAACATCCAGGTGAATGCCGTAGCCCCAGGCCTGATCGAGACGGATATGATCACTCAGTTGGCCCGTGAGCGGGTGGAGGCCATCGTCCGGTCCACCTCTCTGGGGCGGGTGGGGAGGCCCGAGGAGGTGGCCTGGGCCGTGCTTTTTCTCGCCTCCCCTTGGGCTGACTATATCACCGGGCAAACTATAGTGGTGGATGGGGGGATAGTATAA
- a CDS encoding TRAP transporter large permease, whose translation MDPTTVGLIGLVILIILLFSRMPVGFVMAFVGFVGFSYLVSLEGGLRIFAKDIYVTFGSYSLTVVPLFIFMGQIAFHAGISRRLYESTYTFLGHLPGGLAMATIGACAGFAAICGSTNATAATMATIALPEMKRYKYSTELATGTVAAGGSLGILIPPSVIFIVYGIMTEQSIGKLFAAGILPGILLSSLFMLTIYTRVRLKPELGPPGPKTSLKEKLRSLSGVIEMLLIFGLVMGGLFKGFFTPTEAGAAGAFITLMLAIGRRQINWEQFLAAIWESVGISCMVLVIVAGATVFGHFLAVTRIPYILADWVAGLPLPPWAIMGVIVFIYLIGGCFMDALGMIMLTIPIFFPVAVSLGYHPIWFGVVIVLITEMGVITPPVGVNVYVVSGVAKDVPLETIFRGILPLLGALIVCNIILIMFPQIALFLPSLMVR comes from the coding sequence ATGGATCCAACAACGGTGGGACTGATCGGCCTGGTTATCCTTATCATTCTCCTGTTCTCTCGTATGCCGGTCGGATTTGTGATGGCCTTCGTGGGATTCGTAGGATTTAGCTATCTGGTCTCCCTGGAGGGGGGCTTGAGGATTTTTGCCAAAGATATTTACGTTACCTTTGGCTCTTATAGTTTGACCGTGGTACCCCTCTTTATCTTTATGGGGCAGATCGCCTTCCATGCCGGGATAAGTCGCAGGCTCTATGAATCTACATATACCTTTTTGGGGCATTTACCAGGTGGTCTGGCCATGGCCACCATTGGGGCATGCGCGGGTTTTGCCGCCATCTGTGGGTCCACTAATGCCACCGCAGCTACCATGGCCACGATTGCCCTGCCAGAGATGAAGAGGTACAAGTATAGCACAGAGCTGGCCACCGGCACTGTCGCTGCGGGCGGCAGCTTGGGGATCCTCATCCCCCCCAGTGTGATATTTATCGTCTATGGCATCATGACCGAACAGTCCATAGGTAAGCTCTTTGCCGCTGGTATCCTTCCAGGCATCCTCCTCTCCTCCCTCTTTATGTTAACCATCTATACCCGCGTCCGTCTAAAACCAGAGCTGGGCCCTCCAGGCCCCAAGACGAGCCTCAAGGAGAAGTTGCGATCCCTCTCAGGGGTCATTGAGATGTTGCTCATCTTTGGGCTGGTCATGGGGGGTTTGTTCAAGGGCTTTTTTACCCCTACTGAGGCGGGGGCCGCTGGCGCCTTTATCACCCTTATGCTCGCCATAGGTAGGAGACAGATAAACTGGGAGCAGTTTTTGGCGGCCATTTGGGAGAGCGTGGGCATCTCTTGTATGGTCCTGGTAATCGTTGCAGGTGCGACGGTCTTCGGCCATTTCCTGGCCGTGACCAGGATCCCTTATATCCTGGCAGATTGGGTGGCCGGGCTCCCATTACCTCCATGGGCCATCATGGGGGTGATTGTCTTTATCTATCTCATCGGTGGGTGCTTTATGGATGCCCTGGGGATGATCATGCTCACCATCCCCATCTTCTTCCCCGTTGCCGTGAGCTTAGGTTATCACCCCATATGGTTTGGGGTTGTCATTGTCTTAATCACAGAGATGGGGGTGATCACTCCGCCGGTGGGTGTAAATGTCTATGTGGTCAGTGGGGTGGCCAAAGATGTCCCCCTGGAGACCATCTTTAGGGGGATACTCCCTTTACTCGGGGCCTTGATTGTATGCAATATCATCTTGATTATGTTTCCTCAAATCGCCCTCTTTCTGCCAAGCCTTATGGTGAGATAG
- a CDS encoding radical SAM protein, whose amino-acid sequence MQILLISANRERMPYPVAPLGLAYIAGSLKAEGHDVRGVDLCFSSDPEGDLVQILEDFPPDLIGISLRNLDNLTYPPSVSYLPELEEAVGILRRRTSAPLVIGGSGFSLTPLPMMQHLDVDFGIVGEGERSMVKLAQSWEGGGSPHGIPGVLIKGRDEYLPPLPLESLGAPDRGVLDNRRYLKEGGMANLQTKRGCPFGCIYCTYPLLEGRKVRLRDVHVVVRELKGLQADQGVDYVYFVDGIFNYPPDYTEAFCREMIAQGVKVRWTAFVNPRFLAPEIIELMIKAGCEGVELGVDSGSPQILANYGKGFGVGDIVRACQLCREAGLNFALYLLLGGPGEDEGSLQETFDLMDCLTPTAVIAMLGIRIYPHTPLQEIAVQEGMIQMGDDLLEPKFYISPLIGSERLIELVTEGAMQRRGWIVPGLEINISPQLMEGIRKFGVRGPLWELVSRMKRPRMHPLR is encoded by the coding sequence ATGCAGATCTTGTTGATCTCGGCCAACAGGGAGAGGATGCCCTATCCTGTAGCCCCGCTGGGCCTCGCCTATATCGCCGGGTCCCTCAAGGCAGAGGGGCATGACGTCCGTGGTGTGGATCTCTGCTTCTCCTCAGACCCTGAAGGGGATTTGGTCCAGATTCTGGAGGATTTCCCCCCTGATTTGATCGGTATCTCCCTGAGGAATCTGGACAACCTCACCTATCCCCCTTCTGTCTCCTACCTGCCGGAGCTGGAGGAGGCGGTGGGGATACTGCGCCGTCGGACCTCTGCCCCCCTCGTCATCGGTGGCTCCGGCTTTTCCCTGACCCCCCTCCCCATGATGCAACACCTGGATGTGGACTTCGGGATTGTGGGGGAGGGAGAAAGGAGCATGGTCAAGCTGGCCCAAAGCTGGGAGGGAGGGGGTTCCCCCCATGGGATCCCCGGGGTATTGATCAAGGGGAGGGATGAGTACCTTCCCCCCCTTCCTTTGGAGTCGCTGGGGGCCCCGGACAGGGGTGTCTTGGACAACCGGAGATATTTGAAAGAGGGGGGGATGGCCAACCTCCAGACCAAGAGGGGTTGCCCTTTTGGTTGTATCTACTGCACCTATCCCCTTTTGGAGGGGAGGAAGGTGAGGTTGAGGGATGTGCATGTGGTAGTAAGGGAGCTGAAGGGGCTCCAGGCGGATCAGGGGGTGGACTATGTCTACTTCGTCGATGGCATCTTTAACTATCCCCCCGACTATACAGAGGCGTTCTGCCGCGAGATGATAGCCCAGGGGGTGAAGGTGAGGTGGACGGCCTTTGTCAATCCCCGGTTTCTGGCCCCTGAGATCATTGAATTGATGATCAAGGCGGGGTGCGAGGGGGTGGAGCTGGGGGTTGACTCGGGCTCACCACAGATATTGGCAAACTACGGAAAAGGATTTGGGGTAGGGGACATCGTACGCGCCTGCCAGCTCTGCCGGGAAGCGGGGCTGAACTTTGCCCTTTATCTCCTCTTGGGGGGTCCAGGGGAGGATGAGGGGAGCCTGCAAGAGACCTTTGACCTCATGGATTGCTTGACCCCTACGGCGGTGATCGCCATGTTGGGGATCAGGATCTATCCCCATACCCCCCTGCAGGAGATCGCCGTGCAGGAGGGGATGATCCAAATGGGTGACGATCTCTTAGAGCCCAAGTTCTATATCTCCCCGCTGATCGGGTCCGAGAGGCTCATCGAGCTCGTCACCGAGGGGGCCATGCAGCGCCGGGGCTGGATCGTTCCTGGTTTAGAGATAAATATCTCCCCTCAGCTTATGGAGGGAATCCGCAAGTTCGGCGTTCGGGGCCCGCTCTGGGAGCTGGTCAGCCGGATGAAGAGGCCGCGGATGCACCCCCTGAGGTGA